One stretch of Variovorax sp. TBS-050B DNA includes these proteins:
- a CDS encoding NAD/NADP octopine/nopaline dehydrogenase family protein, which translates to MKIAILGGGHGAYAAAADLSEAGHEVRLWRRDAAALEPVVQAGAITLKDADGAREVPLALATADIAAALKGAELIVLPTPAIAQHDIALAMAPHLVDGQVVFLPPGTFGSYVMARTVRQAGSRADVAWAETGTLPYLARKHGEREVNVTIRAVRLPTGVYPARKEAQAIEVIRKAYPSVHGCGDALSGALMNAGPVIHPPLMVMNAAPLQHFERWDIHNEGTQRAVRDVTDRLDRERMAVREAFGHGAPHYPLADHYDNDRWMYGDAHKKLVNSGDWREHIDLHTHRYITEDTELGLAFLASAARHAGVDAPIAHGLLAIVGGFLGRDLRRGPRTFESLGLAELTAAQIRQRLHDGE; encoded by the coding sequence ATGAAAATTGCGATTCTTGGCGGTGGTCACGGTGCCTATGCGGCGGCCGCGGACCTGTCCGAAGCGGGCCATGAGGTGCGGCTGTGGCGCCGCGATGCGGCGGCGCTCGAACCCGTGGTGCAGGCCGGCGCCATCACCCTGAAGGATGCCGACGGCGCGCGCGAGGTGCCGCTCGCACTCGCCACCGCCGACATCGCCGCGGCGCTGAAGGGCGCGGAACTGATCGTGCTGCCCACGCCCGCGATCGCGCAGCACGACATCGCACTGGCCATGGCGCCGCACCTCGTCGACGGGCAGGTCGTGTTCCTGCCGCCGGGCACCTTCGGCAGCTACGTGATGGCACGCACCGTCAGGCAGGCGGGCAGCCGCGCCGACGTGGCCTGGGCCGAGACCGGCACGCTGCCCTACCTCGCGCGCAAGCACGGCGAGCGCGAGGTCAACGTCACGATCCGCGCGGTGCGGCTGCCCACCGGCGTCTACCCGGCGCGCAAGGAGGCGCAGGCGATCGAGGTGATCCGCAAGGCCTATCCCTCGGTGCACGGCTGCGGCGATGCGCTCTCGGGCGCGCTGATGAATGCCGGCCCGGTGATCCATCCGCCGCTGATGGTGATGAATGCCGCGCCGCTGCAGCACTTCGAGCGCTGGGACATCCACAACGAAGGCACGCAGCGCGCGGTGCGCGACGTGACCGACCGGCTCGACCGCGAGCGCATGGCCGTGCGCGAGGCCTTCGGCCACGGCGCGCCGCACTATCCGCTGGCCGACCACTACGACAACGACCGCTGGATGTACGGCGATGCGCACAAGAAGCTCGTCAACTCGGGCGACTGGCGCGAGCACATCGACCTGCACACGCACCGCTACATCACCGAGGACACCGAGCTCGGGCTCGCCTTCCTCGCCTCGGCCGCGCGCCATGCGGGCGTGGATGCGCCGATCGCGCACGGCCTGCTCGCGATCGTCGGCGGCTTCCTCGGGCGCGACCTGCGCCGCGGCCCGCGCACCTTCGAAAGCCTGGGCCTCGCGGAACTGACCGCGGCGCAGATCCGGCAGAGGCTGCACGATGGCGAATGA
- a CDS encoding DEAD/DEAH box helicase, with product MTDAFEAQGEFAPVQSTHNNEFTAATDTVSEAPILEALDAAAPEAPVVPNGFIKLGLAPELVAAVADMGFTQPTTVQDKVIPMAMGGNAGQDGKARFVDLMVSSQTGSGKTAAFLLPVLHTLIQRQAEAEEAAKAEFQRLAAEAAARGEAPPKKPKRKDPTNARHFKAATPGALVLCPTRELAQQVAHDAIELVRHCRGLRIANVVGGMPYQLQIARLQNADLVVATPGRLLDLQRSMQIKLDQVKFLVVDEADRMLDLGFADDLAEVNQLTIERQQTMMFSATFAPRIQQLATRVMREPQRVTIDSPQEKHANIKQVLFWADNTTHKRKLLDHWLRDTSINQAIVFASTQVECDGLANDLQQDGFSAVALHGALSQGLRNRRLMALRSGQVQILVATDVAARGIDVPTITHVFNFGLPMKAEDYTHRIGRTGRAGRDGIAVTFAEFRDRRRIMDIEHYSRQQFKAEVIPGLEPQQRMPQSRPHGDFGGRGRDNGPRGGGDRKFGGGGNAGGPRGGYAGASGFNDRGRGAPGPRGFQGQNAGFGGGREDGGGYGRKPGWGDSSGAPRGGRGDGGGFAPREGFAPREGFAPRGNGAGHGGPGKVFVPRDAQKRAFKPSR from the coding sequence ATGACCGACGCTTTCGAAGCGCAGGGCGAGTTCGCGCCTGTGCAATCCACCCACAACAACGAATTCACCGCCGCCACGGACACCGTCTCCGAGGCGCCGATCCTCGAGGCACTCGACGCCGCCGCGCCCGAGGCGCCTGTCGTTCCCAACGGCTTCATCAAGCTCGGCCTCGCGCCCGAGCTGGTCGCTGCGGTGGCCGACATGGGCTTCACCCAGCCCACCACCGTGCAGGACAAGGTCATCCCGATGGCCATGGGCGGCAACGCCGGCCAGGACGGCAAGGCCCGCTTCGTCGACCTGATGGTCTCGAGCCAGACCGGTTCGGGCAAGACCGCCGCCTTCCTGCTGCCCGTGCTGCACACGCTGATCCAGCGCCAGGCCGAGGCCGAGGAAGCCGCCAAGGCCGAGTTCCAGCGCCTGGCCGCCGAAGCCGCCGCGCGCGGCGAAGCGCCGCCCAAGAAGCCGAAGCGCAAGGACCCGACCAACGCGCGCCATTTCAAGGCCGCGACGCCCGGCGCGCTGGTGCTGTGCCCCACGCGCGAACTCGCGCAGCAGGTCGCGCACGACGCCATCGAGCTGGTGCGCCACTGCCGCGGCCTGCGCATCGCCAACGTGGTGGGCGGCATGCCCTACCAGCTGCAGATCGCCCGCCTGCAGAACGCCGACCTCGTGGTCGCCACGCCCGGCCGCCTGCTCGACCTGCAGCGCTCGATGCAGATCAAGCTCGACCAGGTCAAGTTCCTGGTGGTCGACGAAGCCGACCGCATGCTCGATCTCGGCTTTGCCGACGACCTAGCCGAAGTGAACCAGCTCACGATCGAGCGCCAGCAGACCATGATGTTCAGCGCCACCTTCGCGCCGCGCATCCAGCAGCTCGCCACGCGCGTGATGCGCGAGCCGCAGCGCGTGACCATCGACAGCCCGCAGGAAAAGCACGCCAACATCAAGCAGGTGCTGTTCTGGGCCGACAACACGACCCACAAGCGCAAGCTGCTCGACCACTGGCTGCGCGACACCAGCATCAACCAGGCGATCGTGTTCGCGAGCACGCAGGTCGAGTGCGACGGTCTCGCCAACGACCTGCAGCAGGACGGCTTCAGCGCCGTCGCGCTGCACGGTGCGCTGAGCCAGGGCCTGCGCAACCGCCGCCTCATGGCGCTGCGCAGCGGCCAGGTGCAGATCCTCGTGGCGACCGACGTGGCCGCGCGCGGCATCGACGTGCCGACGATCACGCACGTCTTCAACTTCGGCCTGCCGATGAAGGCCGAGGACTACACCCACCGCATCGGCCGCACGGGCCGTGCCGGACGCGACGGCATCGCCGTCACCTTCGCCGAGTTCCGTGACCGCCGCCGCATCATGGACATCGAGCACTACAGCCGCCAGCAGTTCAAGGCCGAGGTCATCCCGGGCCTGGAGCCGCAGCAGCGCATGCCGCAGTCGCGCCCGCACGGCGACTTCGGCGGCCGCGGCCGCGACAACGGCCCGCGCGGTGGCGGCGATCGCAAGTTCGGCGGCGGCGGCAACGCCGGCGGCCCGCGCGGCGGCTATGCCGGCGCCAGCGGCTTCAACGACCGCGGCCGCGGCGCCCCGGGCCCGCGCGGCTTCCAGGGCCAGAACGCCGGCTTCGGCGGCGGCCGTGAAGACGGCGGCGGCTATGGCCGCAAGCCGGGCTGGGGCGACAGCAGCGGCGCGCCGCGCGGCGGCCGCGGCGACGGCGGCGGCTTCGCACCGCGCGAAGGCTTCGCACCCCGTGAGGGCTTCGCACCCCGCGGCAACGGCGCGGGCCATGGCGGCCCGGGCAAGGTCTTCGTGCCGCGCGACGCCCAGAAGCGTGCGTTCAAGCCCTCGCGCTGA
- the orn gene encoding oligoribonuclease → MTESLDPTAVATLPVLKKSDQNLVWLDCEMSGLDPEKERLLEIAVVVTGPDLSPRIDGPVLVIHQSDAVLDGMDAWNKGTHGRSGLIDKVKASTIDEAAAEQQLLEFIARYVPKGGSPMCGNTIGQDRRFLVKFMPRLEAYFHYRNLDVSTLKELAKRWKPAAYSAFKKQQAHTALADVHESIEELAHYRDTFLRLTD, encoded by the coding sequence ATGACCGAATCCCTCGACCCCACGGCTGTCGCCACGCTGCCGGTCCTGAAGAAAAGCGACCAGAACCTGGTCTGGCTCGACTGCGAAATGAGCGGCCTCGACCCCGAAAAAGAGCGCCTGCTCGAGATCGCGGTGGTCGTCACCGGCCCCGACCTGAGCCCGCGCATCGACGGCCCCGTGCTCGTCATCCATCAGAGCGATGCGGTGCTCGACGGCATGGACGCCTGGAACAAGGGCACCCATGGCCGCAGCGGCCTGATCGACAAGGTCAAGGCCTCCACCATCGACGAGGCCGCGGCCGAGCAGCAGCTGCTCGAATTCATCGCCCGCTACGTGCCCAAGGGCGGCTCGCCGATGTGCGGCAACACCATCGGGCAGGACCGGCGCTTCCTGGTCAAGTTCATGCCGCGGCTGGAGGCCTACTTCCACTACCGCAACCTCGACGTGAGCACGCTCAAGGAGCTCGCCAAGCGCTGGAAGCCCGCCGCCTACAGCGCCTTCAAGAAGCAGCAGGCGCACACCGCGCTGGCCGACGTGCACGAATCCATCGAGGAGCTCGCGCACTACCGCGACACCTTCCTGCGCCTCACGGATTGA
- a CDS encoding M48 family metallopeptidase, protein MSYSLIFTTAFAAALVAGLLVKFWLASRQVRHVARHRAAVPPAFAHTITLAAHQKAADYTIAKARFGMVEMAWGTAVLLGWTLLGGLDLLNRLLLASLGGGMVQQLALLAAFAVIGALLELPFTLWQIFRLEERFGFNKMSFGLWLRDTVVSTLIGAAIGLPLAALILWIMGAAGSTWWLWAWAAWMGFNLLMMLVYPMFIAPLYNKFKPLEDPTVKERVTALMKRCGFRAKGLFVMDGSRRSAHANAYFTGFGASKRVVFYDTLLRQLNAAEMEAVLAHELGHFKHRHIVKRIAAMFALSLAGFALLGWVSTQAWFYTGLGVQPNMSAAAPNDALALLLFMLAVPVFGFFVAPLPARLSRKHEFEADAYAVAQTSSADLSAALLKLYQDNASTLTPDPVFVKFYYSHPPASERLARMQAA, encoded by the coding sequence ATGTCCTATTCGCTCATCTTCACCACCGCCTTCGCGGCCGCACTGGTCGCAGGCCTGCTCGTGAAGTTCTGGCTCGCCTCGCGGCAGGTGCGCCACGTGGCGCGCCACCGCGCCGCGGTGCCGCCCGCCTTCGCGCACACCATCACGCTCGCGGCGCACCAGAAGGCGGCCGACTACACGATCGCCAAGGCGCGCTTCGGCATGGTCGAGATGGCATGGGGCACCGCGGTGCTGCTGGGCTGGACGCTGCTGGGCGGGCTCGACCTGCTCAACCGGCTGCTGCTCGCCTCGCTCGGCGGCGGCATGGTGCAGCAGCTCGCGCTGCTGGCGGCGTTCGCGGTGATCGGCGCACTGCTCGAACTGCCCTTCACGCTGTGGCAGATCTTCAGGCTCGAGGAGCGCTTCGGCTTCAACAAGATGAGCTTCGGGCTGTGGCTGCGCGACACGGTCGTCTCGACGCTGATCGGCGCGGCGATCGGGCTGCCGCTGGCGGCGCTGATCCTGTGGATCATGGGCGCCGCCGGCAGCACCTGGTGGCTCTGGGCCTGGGCCGCATGGATGGGGTTCAACCTGCTGATGATGCTGGTCTATCCGATGTTCATCGCGCCGCTCTACAACAAGTTCAAGCCGCTCGAGGACCCCACGGTCAAGGAGCGCGTGACCGCGCTCATGAAGCGCTGCGGCTTCCGCGCCAAGGGCCTGTTCGTGATGGACGGCAGCCGGCGCAGCGCGCATGCCAACGCCTACTTCACCGGCTTCGGCGCGAGCAAGCGCGTGGTGTTCTACGACACGCTGCTGCGCCAGCTCAACGCGGCCGAGATGGAAGCCGTGCTCGCGCACGAGCTCGGCCACTTCAAGCACCGCCACATCGTGAAGCGGATCGCGGCGATGTTCGCGCTGAGCCTCGCGGGCTTCGCGCTGCTGGGCTGGGTGTCGACGCAGGCCTGGTTCTACACCGGTCTGGGCGTGCAGCCGAACATGTCGGCCGCGGCGCCCAACGATGCGCTGGCGCTGCTGCTCTTCATGCTCGCGGTCCCGGTGTTCGGCTTCTTCGTCGCGCCGCTGCCTGCGCGGCTGTCGCGCAAGCACGAGTTCGAGGCCGACGCCTATGCGGTGGCGCAGACCAGCAGCGCCGACCTGTCGGCCGCGCTGCTCAAGCTCTACCAGGACAACGCCTCGACGCTCACGCCCGATCCGGTGTTCGTCAAGTTCTACTATTCCCACCCCCCGGCCTCCGAGCGCCTCGCGCGCATGCAGGCGGCCTGA
- a CDS encoding 4a-hydroxytetrahydrobiopterin dehydratase, with the protein MSSMLKPKDWKNVPRQALSATEIVSGLAKLDGWKLTGDGADVAIEKTFGFANYFETIAFVNALAFVAHTQDHHPDLSVHYNRCVVRFNTHDVGGLSVTDFDCARQADALVAGPAA; encoded by the coding sequence ATGAGCAGCATGCTGAAACCCAAGGACTGGAAGAACGTTCCCCGCCAGGCGTTGAGCGCCACCGAGATCGTCTCGGGCCTCGCGAAGCTCGACGGCTGGAAGCTCACGGGCGACGGCGCCGACGTGGCGATCGAGAAGACCTTCGGCTTCGCCAACTACTTCGAGACCATCGCCTTCGTGAATGCGCTGGCCTTCGTCGCCCACACGCAGGACCACCATCCCGACCTGTCGGTGCACTACAACCGCTGCGTGGTGCGCTTCAACACGCACGACGTGGGCGGCCTCTCGGTCACCGACTTCGACTGCGCGCGCCAGGCCGACGCGCTGGTGGCGGGCCCTGCCGCGTGA
- the rsgA gene encoding ribosome small subunit-dependent GTPase A has product MAKPPRTPAKGAGGAARVLHDGLVVASHGRHCLVETPSGERLICHPRGKKSQAVVGDRVRWQASEDEGTIEEVVPRRNLFYRQDEIRTKSFAANLDHVLILIAAEPEFSEHQLARALIAAEAERIVPIIALNKRDLGAAFERAWNRLAPYRRMHEGVLPLSLTTSGEADRAALMQRLEGRSTLVLGPSGAGKSTLVNLLVPGAAALTGEISQALNSGKHTTTSTTWYWVDEARTTGLIDSPGFQEFGLNHIAPMQLASLMPDIAEHASACKFYNCTHLHEPGCGVIAHVDAPGRPGPISATRYRIYGELFAELGQKRY; this is encoded by the coding sequence TTGGCTAAGCCGCCCCGCACCCCGGCCAAGGGCGCCGGCGGCGCCGCCCGCGTGCTCCACGACGGTCTGGTCGTCGCGAGCCATGGGCGCCACTGCCTGGTGGAAACGCCTTCGGGCGAGCGGCTGATCTGCCATCCGCGCGGCAAGAAGAGCCAGGCCGTGGTCGGCGACCGCGTGCGCTGGCAGGCCAGCGAGGACGAAGGCACGATCGAGGAGGTGGTGCCGCGGCGCAACCTGTTCTACCGCCAGGACGAGATCCGCACCAAGTCGTTCGCGGCCAACCTGGACCATGTGCTGATCCTGATCGCGGCGGAACCCGAGTTCTCGGAACACCAGCTGGCGCGCGCGCTGATCGCGGCCGAGGCCGAGCGCATCGTGCCGATCATCGCGCTCAACAAGCGCGATCTCGGCGCGGCCTTCGAGCGCGCATGGAACCGGCTCGCGCCCTACCGCCGCATGCACGAGGGCGTGCTGCCGCTCTCGCTCACGACCTCGGGCGAGGCCGACCGTGCCGCGCTGATGCAGCGGCTCGAAGGCCGCAGCACGCTGGTGCTCGGCCCGTCGGGCGCGGGCAAGAGCACGCTGGTCAACCTGCTGGTGCCGGGCGCCGCGGCGCTGACCGGCGAGATCTCGCAGGCGCTCAACTCGGGCAAGCACACCACCACGAGCACGACCTGGTACTGGGTCGACGAAGCGCGCACCACGGGGCTGATCGATTCGCCGGGCTTCCAGGAATTCGGGCTCAACCACATCGCGCCGATGCAGCTCGCGAGCCTGATGCCCGACATTGCCGAGCATGCGAGCGCGTGCAAGTTCTACAACTGCACGCACCTGCACGAGCCCGGCTGCGGCGTGATCGCGCACGTCGATGCGCCCGGCCGGCCCGGCCCGATCAGCGCCACGCGCTACCGCATCTACGGCGAGCTGTTCGCCGAGCTGGGCCAGAAGCGGTACTGA
- the hisC gene encoding histidinol-phosphate transaminase — MSDPVPVFWSPRIAALEPYVPGEQPRIANLVKLNTNENPYPASPRAIQAIREAAEHGLERYPDPASLALREAVARRHGLQAAQVFAGNGSDEVLAHAFFAFFQQAEPLLMPDVSYSFYRVYAQLYGIACEQLPLDERLRIDVDAMAARARGGCAGLVIANPNAPTGIGLPLARIEQLLAACPERVVLVDEAYVDFGGESAMPLIERHPNLLVVHTLSKSRSLAGLRVGFACGQAHLIDALARVKDSFNSYPLDRLAIAGAVAALDDEAWFEHTRRQVMDTREGLTLQLEDLGFEVLPSQANFVFARHPGRDAAELAALLRERAVLVRHFRQPSRIAQYLRISIGTRAQCDALVQCLQAILHP; from the coding sequence ATGTCCGATCCCGTGCCGGTCTTCTGGAGCCCGCGCATCGCGGCGCTCGAACCCTACGTGCCCGGCGAGCAGCCGCGCATCGCGAACCTCGTCAAGCTCAACACCAACGAGAACCCCTATCCCGCCTCGCCGCGTGCGATCCAGGCGATCCGCGAAGCGGCCGAGCACGGCCTCGAGCGCTATCCCGACCCCGCCTCGCTCGCGCTGCGCGAAGCCGTCGCCAGGCGGCACGGCCTGCAGGCCGCGCAGGTCTTCGCGGGCAACGGCTCCGACGAGGTGCTCGCGCACGCCTTCTTCGCCTTCTTCCAGCAGGCCGAGCCGCTGCTCATGCCTGATGTGAGCTACAGCTTCTACCGCGTCTATGCGCAGCTCTACGGCATCGCCTGCGAGCAGCTGCCGCTCGACGAGCGCCTGCGCATCGACGTGGATGCGATGGCGGCGCGCGCCCGCGGCGGCTGCGCCGGCCTGGTGATCGCGAATCCCAATGCGCCCACCGGCATCGGCCTGCCGCTCGCGCGCATCGAGCAGCTGCTCGCCGCCTGCCCCGAACGCGTGGTGCTGGTGGACGAGGCCTACGTCGACTTCGGCGGCGAGAGCGCCATGCCGCTGATCGAACGCCATCCGAACCTGCTGGTCGTGCACACCCTGTCGAAGTCGCGCTCGCTGGCCGGGCTGCGCGTGGGCTTCGCCTGCGGCCAGGCGCACCTGATCGATGCGCTGGCGCGCGTGAAGGACAGCTTCAATTCGTACCCGCTCGACCGCCTCGCCATCGCAGGTGCGGTGGCGGCGCTCGACGACGAGGCCTGGTTCGAGCACACGCGCCGGCAGGTCATGGACACGCGCGAAGGGCTGACGCTGCAGCTCGAGGACCTGGGCTTTGAGGTGCTTCCTTCGCAGGCCAACTTCGTCTTCGCACGCCATCCTGGGCGCGACGCGGCCGAGCTCGCGGCGCTGCTGCGCGAACGCGCGGTGCTGGTGCGGCATTTCAGGCAGCCCTCGCGCATCGCGCAGTACCTGCGCATCAGCATCGGCACCCGCGCGCAGTGCGATGCGCTCGTGCAGTGCCTCCAGGCCATCCTCCACCCCTGA
- a CDS encoding CobD/CbiB family protein: MSFFAILCALLIEQVRPLAPHNPVYGGVLAWTRWTSRNFDAGKPHHGWIAWGLAVLVPTLATLGIHWLLVLALGLPFAVLWSVAVLYVTLGFRQFSHHFTDIRDALDEGDEPLARSLLAHWQGVDAADLPRSEVVRHVIEHSVIAAHRHVFGVLAWFSVLAALGLGPAGAVFYRMSEFVSRYWAHKNGAAVQPSSVSVQMAAEHAWHAVDWLPARITALGFAVVGSFEEAIDCWRNDAQRFASENDGVILAATSGAVNVRLGGGALRPIPVTDPLSRAQAGDSVADGRPADSGSTPGREPEPGHLRSVVGLVWRSVVMWMVLLALLTLARLLG, from the coding sequence ATGAGCTTCTTTGCCATCCTGTGTGCGTTGCTGATCGAGCAGGTGCGGCCGCTCGCTCCCCACAACCCGGTGTACGGCGGCGTGCTTGCCTGGACCCGCTGGACCAGCCGCAACTTCGATGCCGGCAAGCCGCACCACGGATGGATTGCCTGGGGCCTGGCGGTGCTCGTGCCGACGCTGGCCACGCTCGGCATCCACTGGCTGCTGGTGCTGGCGCTCGGGCTGCCGTTCGCGGTGCTCTGGAGCGTCGCGGTGCTCTACGTCACGCTCGGCTTCCGGCAGTTCAGCCACCACTTCACCGACATCCGAGACGCACTCGACGAAGGCGACGAGCCGCTCGCGCGCTCGCTGCTCGCGCACTGGCAGGGCGTGGATGCGGCCGACCTGCCGCGCAGCGAAGTGGTGCGCCACGTGATCGAGCACTCGGTGATCGCGGCGCATCGCCATGTGTTCGGCGTGCTGGCGTGGTTCTCGGTGCTGGCGGCCCTGGGCCTCGGGCCGGCCGGCGCGGTGTTCTACCGCATGAGCGAATTCGTCTCGCGCTACTGGGCGCACAAGAACGGCGCCGCGGTGCAGCCGTCGAGCGTCTCGGTGCAGATGGCGGCCGAGCACGCATGGCACGCGGTCGACTGGCTGCCCGCGCGCATCACGGCGCTCGGCTTCGCGGTGGTCGGCAGCTTCGAGGAGGCGATCGACTGCTGGCGCAACGATGCGCAACGCTTCGCCAGCGAGAACGACGGCGTGATCCTCGCGGCCACCTCGGGCGCGGTGAACGTGCGGCTCGGCGGCGGTGCGCTGCGGCCGATCCCGGTCACCGATCCGCTGTCGCGCGCGCAGGCCGGCGATTCGGTGGCCGACGGCCGCCCGGCCGACAGCGGCAGCACGCCGGGGCGCGAACCCGAACCCGGCCATCTGCGCAGCGTGGTCGGCCTGGTCTGGCGCTCGGTCGTCATGTGGATGGTGCTGCTCGCGCTGCTCACGCTGGCCCGGCTGCTCGGCTGA